A region from the uncultured Sunxiuqinia sp. genome encodes:
- a CDS encoding FecR domain-containing protein yields MRDQLKYKLEHLKSGDLSESESKKVKSLFHKEELEYDLKNELYEQLGNDKEVHLVADEDTRFDRLWSKIENTSGKEKSASRSINFWYAAAAILVVGLLTGNILQYTSSHHSPDYHTAIAPKGSVSEVILPDGTVIFLNSGSEIKYACDMEANSREVFLTGEAWFDVQKSTEIPFIVHTSYYDVRVMGTEFNVKAYVEDDEVVTTLEEGSICVQSTKKLKLKQDVVLIPGEQLVYNKREKSLRVGEVKPKLYTSWKDNKLIFVNMSLGELATLLERKYGVEIRIEDPRILNFHYDGTIQNETIIEVLDILQKTLPVDYVIKNQIIVVTKK; encoded by the coding sequence ATGAGGGATCAGTTAAAATACAAATTAGAACATTTAAAATCAGGAGATTTAAGCGAAAGCGAAAGCAAAAAAGTGAAAAGTCTTTTTCATAAAGAGGAGCTGGAGTATGATTTGAAAAATGAGCTCTATGAACAGTTGGGAAACGACAAAGAGGTTCATCTGGTTGCTGATGAAGACACACGGTTTGATCGTTTGTGGAGCAAAATTGAGAATACAAGCGGAAAAGAAAAATCAGCCAGTCGATCAATCAATTTTTGGTATGCGGCTGCAGCTATTCTGGTGGTTGGCTTACTGACGGGAAACATTTTGCAGTACACTTCCAGTCATCATTCTCCGGACTACCATACGGCTATTGCTCCAAAAGGTTCTGTCTCTGAGGTGATTTTACCTGATGGAACCGTCATCTTTCTCAATTCAGGTTCTGAAATTAAATATGCTTGCGATATGGAAGCCAATAGCAGGGAAGTTTTCCTGACCGGAGAGGCATGGTTTGATGTTCAGAAGTCAACCGAAATTCCATTTATCGTTCATACGTCGTATTACGATGTCCGGGTAATGGGTACTGAGTTTAACGTGAAGGCCTACGTTGAAGATGATGAGGTCGTCACAACTCTGGAAGAAGGAAGTATTTGCGTTCAGTCTACCAAAAAGCTAAAACTAAAACAAGATGTGGTGCTCATTCCCGGAGAGCAATTGGTTTATAACAAACGAGAGAAATCCTTGCGGGTAGGAGAAGTAAAACCGAAGCTTTATACTTCATGGAAAGACAATAAACTCATATTTGTGAACATGAGTTTGGGAGAGTTAGCCACTTTGCTGGAGCGAAAGTATGGAGTTGAAATTCGGATTGAAGACCCTCGGATTTTAAATTTCCATTACGATGGAACTATTCAAAATGAGACAATCATTGAGGTATTAGATATCTTACAAAAAACACTTCCTGTTGATTATGTGATTAAGAATCAGATAATTGTGGTGACAAAAAAATAA
- a CDS encoding glycoside hydrolase family 3 C-terminal domain-containing protein, protein MKKLTLILAFVTGLFLNSFAQYEYPFQNPDLPIEKRVDDLISRLSIQEKIDQTLYQSPAISRLGIPKYNWWNECLHGVARAGYATVFPQSISIAASWDKELMHKVASVISDEARAKHHEFIRKGERGIYQGLTFWSPNINIFRDPRWGRGHETYGEDPYLTGQMGKEFVLGLQGDDSDYLKVVATAKHYAVHSGPEPLRHEFDARVSERDLRETYLPAFRTLVVDGDVQSVMGAYNRFRGEAACASTELFGILRDEWGFDGYVVSDCWAISDIWKYHKIVSDAASAAALAIKKGCDLNCGNTYEALTDAVESGILKEEDLDVAVKRLFEARFKLGMFDPVERVAYAQIPYEVNNNPAHDRLAREAAQESIVLLKNQHTLPLSKSLNTIAVIGPNADEVQSLWGNYNGIPSNPITVLQGIKNKVEPETTVLYAQGSDLAEGIPTMEVIPSIYLQTEDGKQGLKGEYFDNSKWEGQPLFTRLDDNVDFMWDLGTPDPRLETGQFSIRWTGYVVAPKTGLYHFSDWGKPYMKITLNGTEVTGGDHLHHGSIKPVAIHMNAGERYKILVEYQNFYGDATAQLLWSVPEENRLEEAVSIAQQADAVVLTLGLNERLEGEEMSVELEGFYKGDRTNLNLPQTQVNLMKAVMATGKPVVLVLINGSALSINWAAEHVPAILTAGYPGQQGGNAIADVLFGDYNPGGKLPVTYYKSVDQLPDFENYEMAGRTYRYFEGEPLYPFGYGLSYTSFDYSNLQLPDQIQWNEPMIVAVDVTNTGDMDGDEVVELYLTDEKASTPRPIRQLEGFKRIHLKKGETQTVHFTLEPRQLSMINKKDQRVIEPGWFTIAVGGEQPGFEGDTDAETTSTISGRFQVKGKVKPIQ, encoded by the coding sequence ATGAAAAAACTAACTTTAATACTAGCCTTTGTTACAGGCTTGTTTCTTAATTCGTTTGCTCAATATGAGTATCCTTTTCAAAATCCGGATCTTCCGATTGAAAAGCGAGTAGATGATTTAATTTCCCGATTGTCGATTCAGGAAAAAATTGATCAAACTCTATATCAGTCACCAGCAATTAGCCGATTAGGTATTCCTAAATACAATTGGTGGAATGAATGTTTGCATGGTGTTGCTCGCGCTGGCTATGCTACGGTTTTTCCACAATCAATATCTATCGCTGCTTCATGGGATAAGGAATTGATGCACAAGGTTGCTTCGGTTATTTCTGATGAGGCTCGGGCCAAGCATCATGAGTTTATTCGTAAAGGGGAACGTGGAATTTATCAAGGGTTGACATTTTGGTCGCCTAATATTAATATATTTCGCGATCCACGGTGGGGAAGAGGCCACGAAACTTACGGCGAAGATCCGTATCTGACAGGACAAATGGGTAAAGAATTTGTTCTTGGGTTGCAAGGTGATGATTCCGATTATCTAAAAGTGGTGGCAACGGCAAAACACTATGCTGTTCATTCGGGTCCGGAACCTTTGCGACATGAGTTTGATGCTCGTGTTAGTGAACGAGACTTGCGGGAAACTTACTTGCCGGCTTTTCGAACGTTAGTGGTTGATGGCGATGTGCAATCTGTCATGGGGGCTTACAATCGGTTTCGAGGAGAAGCGGCTTGTGCCAGCACTGAACTATTTGGTATTTTGCGCGACGAATGGGGTTTTGATGGTTATGTAGTATCCGATTGTTGGGCAATCTCCGATATCTGGAAGTATCATAAGATTGTGTCCGACGCAGCTTCTGCCGCGGCTCTTGCAATCAAAAAAGGCTGTGATTTAAATTGCGGAAATACCTACGAAGCATTAACGGATGCTGTTGAATCCGGGATCTTAAAAGAGGAAGACCTCGATGTTGCTGTGAAACGCTTATTTGAAGCCCGTTTTAAATTGGGTATGTTCGATCCTGTGGAACGAGTGGCGTACGCTCAAATTCCATATGAGGTTAATAACAACCCTGCTCATGACCGTTTAGCTCGTGAAGCAGCGCAAGAGAGTATTGTACTTTTGAAAAACCAACATACACTTCCCTTATCAAAATCATTAAATACCATTGCGGTTATCGGTCCAAATGCTGACGAAGTGCAGTCGCTCTGGGGGAATTACAATGGTATTCCGTCCAACCCGATTACTGTTTTACAAGGAATCAAGAATAAAGTGGAACCAGAGACGACAGTTTTATATGCTCAAGGAAGTGATTTGGCTGAAGGAATTCCTACCATGGAAGTTATCCCTTCGATTTATTTACAAACGGAGGATGGTAAACAAGGTTTGAAAGGCGAATATTTTGATAATAGCAAGTGGGAAGGACAGCCTCTGTTTACACGACTTGATGATAACGTAGACTTTATGTGGGATTTGGGAACACCTGATCCTCGACTGGAAACGGGGCAGTTTAGTATTCGTTGGACGGGTTATGTGGTCGCCCCTAAAACAGGGTTGTATCATTTTAGTGATTGGGGAAAACCCTATATGAAAATCACACTGAACGGCACTGAGGTAACCGGAGGTGATCATCTTCATCATGGGAGTATCAAACCAGTAGCTATTCATATGAATGCAGGTGAGCGGTATAAAATTCTGGTTGAATATCAAAATTTCTATGGTGATGCTACAGCACAACTTCTCTGGTCGGTGCCGGAAGAAAACCGCTTAGAAGAAGCTGTGAGTATTGCTCAACAAGCAGATGCAGTTGTGTTGACCTTGGGGTTGAATGAACGTTTGGAAGGGGAAGAAATGTCAGTGGAATTGGAGGGGTTTTATAAAGGAGACCGTACCAATTTAAACCTGCCCCAAACACAAGTTAATTTGATGAAAGCAGTTATGGCAACCGGCAAACCTGTGGTGTTGGTGTTGATCAATGGCAGTGCTCTTTCCATCAACTGGGCGGCTGAGCACGTTCCTGCAATTTTAACAGCTGGCTATCCAGGACAGCAGGGCGGAAATGCCATTGCCGATGTGTTATTTGGCGATTATAATCCGGGAGGGAAGCTTCCGGTCACTTATTATAAATCGGTTGATCAATTACCCGATTTTGAGAACTACGAAATGGCAGGCCGCACTTATCGCTATTTTGAAGGAGAACCTTTGTACCCGTTTGGTTATGGATTAAGTTATACTTCATTTGACTATAGCAATTTGCAGTTACCCGATCAAATTCAGTGGAATGAGCCCATGATAGTTGCAGTAGATGTGACCAACACCGGCGATATGGATGGAGATGAAGTGGTTGAGTTGTATTTAACAGATGAAAAAGCTTCAACGCCCCGACCAATTCGGCAATTGGAAGGTTTTAAGCGAATCCATCTGAAGAAAGGAGAAACGCAGACCGTACATTTTACGTTGGAACCCCGCCAGTTGTCAATGATCAATAAAAAAGATCAGCGGGTTATTGAGCCCGGATGGTTTACCATTGCAGTAGGTGGCGAACAACCTGGTTTTGAAGGGGACACCGATGCTGAAACGACATCAACAATTTCGGGGCGTTTTCAGGTGAAGGGAAAAGTGAAGCCAATACAATAG
- a CDS encoding SusC/RagA family TonB-linked outer membrane protein encodes MKLTLLTLLACMMQVSASVYSQTTKLTLDMENKKISDVFMEIEETTDFRFFYQREQVNVDRRVNLKASKKSVDEVLNQLFEDQEVSFKIMDDNLILLTSNNANVQQEKPLRGKVTNHEGDPIPGATIIVKETTNGTITDSDGNYTIRDIAPDETLVFSFVGMKSKEIKVGANLVLNVTLEQELQGLDEVVVVGYGTMQKKDLTSAVSSVASKDLVQGAVNSPIQMLDGKVAGVSISNPAAADPNRDTDIQVRGASSIDAGNGPLIIIDGMPGGDLRNIAQQDIESMTVLKDGSAAAIYGSRAANGVILVQTKKGKSGRVIVTYDSYVDHDVVSKKPDILSPEEFLSHEIDVDRGGRTNWYDELIRKDNFGQNHFISASGGSENTIFRISANYREKTAIDIASERQETGIRASFQQKALDGLLELSGNLSFKDASEEYTNYGVFQQAVKLNPTIPVYDENNPSGYYRMYGYATFNPVQELKERENGADQEYSIIDFTIKLNLLSNLNTELKLARQKHDEYRREYYTSKAKESVDNMRTGRARLENEKWGDYTLEWIGNYYTTIDKHDIKLMGGYSYQEFNNHGFWAENMDFPSDAFGYNNLDAGSWQLEEGRLGMDSWRSKEKTIAFFGRVNYNFDDKFLFTGSVRYEGNTKFGSENKWGTFPAASAAWRLSKMPWMQSADFIDDLKIRLSYGETGRSGFDRYAALARYQGYGKWQNDEGEWIQVYGPANNPNPDLRWEKQISHNLGVDFSLFNSQLSGSIDAFVRNGKDVISNYDAPVPPYLHDQVFTNVASTSSKGLEVMLNWNVVQVDEFSYSTNITASYIKSKLDKFSNGTFTKGYMNRYDLPSPGNPGYAQRLEDDTEVGSFYGYKYAGVDEDGKILIWRDGQVGTEKVNASSEAKETDKTYLGHGAPRMELSWGNSFTYKNFDLMLYFRGRFDYQILNTYQMYYGLVAEPGVNLLKDAYERNGHITSGKVVTDYFLEDGDYFKLDNVTVGWSPRVFSKFVRSVRLYATVKNVFTLTKFTGLDPTTVGISGLEPGIVSLDVYPITRNYTFGLQVSF; translated from the coding sequence ATGAAGCTAACCTTACTAACCTTGCTGGCTTGTATGATGCAGGTTTCTGCCTCTGTGTATTCGCAAACAACCAAGCTAACTCTCGATATGGAGAATAAGAAAATCTCGGATGTGTTTATGGAGATAGAAGAAACAACCGATTTTCGTTTCTTTTATCAACGAGAACAGGTCAACGTTGATCGCAGGGTCAATCTAAAAGCAAGTAAAAAAAGTGTAGATGAAGTTCTGAATCAGCTCTTTGAAGATCAGGAAGTTTCATTCAAAATAATGGATGATAATCTGATTCTTTTAACATCGAATAATGCTAATGTACAGCAAGAGAAACCCCTAAGAGGTAAAGTTACGAACCACGAAGGAGATCCAATACCGGGAGCAACTATTATCGTGAAAGAAACTACAAATGGAACAATAACTGACTCGGATGGAAACTATACAATCAGAGACATAGCTCCCGATGAGACACTGGTTTTCTCATTTGTAGGAATGAAATCCAAAGAAATAAAAGTTGGCGCTAATTTAGTATTGAATGTAACTTTAGAACAAGAGTTGCAAGGATTGGATGAAGTCGTCGTTGTTGGATACGGAACGATGCAGAAAAAAGACCTGACCAGTGCCGTGTCAAGTGTCGCCAGCAAAGACCTTGTGCAAGGAGCTGTTAATAGCCCTATACAGATGCTTGACGGTAAAGTTGCCGGAGTTTCAATTTCGAATCCTGCAGCAGCGGACCCAAACCGAGATACAGATATTCAGGTTCGTGGAGCCTCTTCTATTGACGCTGGTAACGGACCACTCATTATTATTGATGGTATGCCGGGTGGCGATTTGCGTAACATTGCCCAACAAGATATTGAGTCGATGACTGTATTGAAAGACGGTTCGGCCGCCGCAATTTATGGTTCTCGGGCAGCAAACGGAGTAATACTCGTTCAAACCAAAAAAGGAAAGTCAGGACGTGTTATAGTAACATATGATAGTTATGTTGATCATGATGTTGTTTCGAAAAAGCCTGACATTTTATCGCCCGAAGAATTTCTTTCACATGAAATCGATGTGGACCGTGGTGGCAGAACAAATTGGTATGACGAGCTGATCCGTAAAGATAATTTTGGACAAAATCACTTTATCTCTGCATCAGGAGGTAGTGAAAATACAATCTTCCGCATCTCAGCAAACTATCGCGAAAAAACGGCGATTGATATTGCTTCTGAGAGACAAGAAACCGGTATTCGCGCCAGTTTTCAGCAAAAAGCGTTGGACGGTCTATTGGAGTTGAGTGGAAATCTTTCTTTCAAAGATGCGTCGGAAGAATACACAAACTACGGAGTATTTCAGCAAGCCGTTAAATTGAATCCTACCATCCCTGTTTACGACGAAAATAATCCATCAGGATATTATCGTATGTATGGCTATGCTACTTTTAATCCGGTTCAGGAGCTGAAAGAAAGAGAAAATGGCGCCGACCAGGAGTATTCAATCATTGATTTCACCATCAAACTGAACTTATTATCGAACCTGAATACCGAGCTTAAGCTTGCTCGTCAAAAACATGATGAGTATCGCAGGGAATATTATACTTCAAAAGCGAAAGAATCGGTCGATAATATGCGTACCGGCCGTGCCCGTTTGGAAAATGAGAAATGGGGTGATTATACGCTGGAATGGATTGGCAATTACTACACAACAATCGATAAGCACGATATCAAATTAATGGGTGGATATTCTTATCAGGAATTCAACAATCATGGGTTCTGGGCAGAGAATATGGATTTCCCGTCAGATGCATTTGGGTATAACAACTTAGATGCAGGGAGCTGGCAGTTGGAAGAAGGTCGATTGGGTATGGATTCCTGGAGAAGTAAAGAAAAAACAATTGCTTTTTTTGGTCGCGTAAATTATAATTTTGACGATAAATTTTTGTTTACAGGTTCAGTAAGATATGAGGGTAATACCAAGTTCGGATCGGAAAACAAGTGGGGTACTTTCCCCGCGGCATCAGCTGCCTGGAGACTTTCTAAGATGCCTTGGATGCAGAGCGCAGATTTCATAGATGATTTGAAAATTCGTTTATCGTACGGAGAAACAGGTCGTTCCGGTTTTGATCGTTATGCTGCCTTAGCTCGTTATCAGGGATATGGAAAATGGCAGAACGACGAAGGAGAATGGATTCAAGTGTATGGTCCTGCAAATAATCCAAATCCTGACTTGAGATGGGAAAAACAAATTTCGCATAACTTAGGTGTTGATTTTAGTTTATTTAATAGCCAACTGTCTGGTAGTATTGATGCCTTTGTCCGTAATGGAAAAGATGTAATTTCAAATTACGATGCTCCTGTTCCTCCATATCTTCATGATCAGGTTTTTACGAATGTGGCTTCTACCAGTTCAAAGGGTTTGGAAGTAATGTTGAACTGGAATGTTGTTCAAGTAGACGAATTTAGCTACTCAACAAATATTACTGCATCTTATATTAAATCTAAACTAGATAAATTTTCTAACGGTACATTTACTAAAGGATACATGAATCGTTACGACTTGCCATCTCCTGGTAATCCCGGCTATGCGCAACGCCTGGAAGATGATACCGAGGTTGGCAGCTTTTATGGATACAAATATGCCGGTGTAGACGAAGATGGTAAAATTTTAATTTGGAGAGACGGGCAAGTAGGTACCGAGAAGGTTAATGCATCGTCTGAAGCTAAAGAGACAGACAAAACATACCTTGGTCATGGTGCTCCTCGAATGGAATTATCTTGGGGCAATAGCTTTACCTACAAAAATTTTGATTTGATGCTCTATTTTCGCGGACGTTTTGATTACCAGATATTGAACACCTATCAAATGTATTACGGTCTGGTCGCAGAACCTGGAGTCAATCTTTTGAAAGATGCTTACGAAAGAAATGGTCATATAACATCTGGCAAGGTGGTTACCGACTACTTTCTTGAAGATGGAGATTATTTTAAGCTGGATAATGTAACCGTGGGATGGTCTCCAAGGGTTTTTAGTAAGTTTGTCAGGAGTGTTCGCCTATACGCTACGGTAAAAAATGTATTTACGCTGACTAAATTCACAGGGCTTGATCCTACGACCGTTGGGATTTCAGGCTTGGAACCCGGAATTGTGAGTCTTGATGTCTATCCAATTACCCGTAATTACACATTTGGATTACAAGTTTCATTTTAA
- a CDS encoding RagB/SusD family nutrient uptake outer membrane protein: protein MNTKKILYLLLIFILAAPSCTDLEEEVFDTLTTDIYYQDKNSIMAALVRPYEHGHWCGWDGDRWIAQELSADQFMWAQKGKHGWDGGQWIRFHGHEWTDNEGVVYGAWIGPYQGITQCNQFIDDFTKLDYPSFGLTEADKAQHIGELRTLRAWFYLFLIDFFREVPVVETVGEVVGQSSSEEVFTFIEKELKESLPGLPKNGRAGRWDQGGAASLLVRLYLNADVWTGTPKYTECAQYAQEIIDGKYGTYSIDEDYTGPFRSGINGYRSPENILEFPHAKNIYEFGWMYNATMHYQQRYSLDNDWGGWNGVTLTPSRDLDGDIYSHKLGKPYEKYDDADKRKQPFKVIDTNGNREGFFLIGQQYEFNYDQGYGFDSTSVILGTEEYTGQPLSYVDQCGRFSEKPDGRWQEGSHVSTGEENTGVRFIKFPWLPMSQNYFQMNSATEIRLAETYYALAECKYRAGNKDEAAALLDVVRKRNFADADWSVNSYVSDVSRLTDDEFVDELGREFLGERHRRTDLVRWNRFGNEWWDKSADSSDKTVYPIPSRALNANPQLHPTQWNTQTN, encoded by the coding sequence ATGAACACAAAAAAAATATTATACCTGTTGCTTATTTTTATTTTAGCAGCACCTTCATGCACCGATCTTGAGGAAGAAGTCTTTGATACCTTAACGACAGATATTTATTATCAGGATAAAAATTCGATCATGGCTGCTCTGGTGCGTCCATATGAACACGGCCATTGGTGTGGTTGGGATGGTGATCGTTGGATCGCGCAAGAACTTTCGGCTGACCAATTTATGTGGGCTCAAAAAGGAAAACATGGTTGGGATGGTGGCCAATGGATTCGTTTTCATGGACATGAATGGACAGACAATGAAGGAGTAGTTTATGGAGCATGGATTGGCCCTTATCAAGGAATTACTCAGTGTAACCAGTTTATTGATGATTTTACAAAACTGGATTATCCTTCTTTTGGATTGACAGAGGCTGACAAAGCGCAGCATATTGGCGAACTAAGAACATTACGCGCTTGGTTTTATCTTTTCTTGATTGATTTTTTCAGGGAAGTACCCGTTGTTGAAACAGTTGGCGAGGTAGTCGGACAGTCATCTTCGGAAGAGGTTTTTACATTCATTGAAAAAGAGTTAAAGGAATCGTTGCCAGGCTTACCCAAAAATGGTAGAGCGGGGCGCTGGGATCAAGGAGGTGCGGCATCGTTGTTGGTGCGCTTGTACCTGAATGCTGACGTGTGGACTGGAACGCCCAAATACACTGAGTGTGCCCAATATGCCCAAGAAATTATCGATGGAAAGTATGGAACTTATTCAATCGATGAAGATTACACTGGCCCATTTCGTTCAGGAATCAACGGCTATCGTTCTCCAGAGAATATTCTTGAATTTCCTCATGCCAAAAATATCTATGAGTTTGGTTGGATGTACAATGCTACAATGCACTATCAACAACGCTATTCTTTGGATAATGACTGGGGTGGATGGAACGGTGTAACCTTAACTCCATCGCGTGACTTAGATGGCGATATCTATTCCCATAAGTTAGGAAAGCCTTATGAAAAATACGATGATGCAGATAAACGGAAACAACCCTTCAAGGTAATTGATACTAATGGAAACAGAGAAGGTTTTTTCTTAATTGGGCAGCAATATGAGTTTAATTACGACCAAGGTTATGGCTTTGACAGCACAAGTGTAATTTTAGGAACAGAGGAGTACACAGGACAACCGCTATCATATGTGGATCAATGCGGACGCTTTTCTGAGAAACCGGACGGACGTTGGCAAGAAGGTTCCCACGTTAGCACAGGCGAAGAAAATACAGGAGTTCGTTTCATCAAATTCCCGTGGTTACCGATGTCTCAAAACTATTTCCAGATGAACTCAGCAACTGAGATCCGTTTGGCCGAGACTTACTATGCGCTGGCAGAATGCAAATATCGTGCTGGAAACAAAGACGAAGCCGCTGCTCTTTTGGATGTAGTTCGCAAACGCAATTTTGCTGATGCCGACTGGAGTGTGAATAGCTATGTAAGTGATGTGAGTAGGTTAACGGATGATGAGTTTGTAGACGAACTTGGACGCGAATTTTTGGGAGAAAGACACCGCCGTACCGATTTGGTTCGCTGGAATCGTTTTGGAAATGAATGGTGGGATAAATCTGCTGATTCTTCTGATAAAACGGTTTATCCGATACCAAGTCGCGCATTGAATGCTAATCCTCAATTACATCCGACTCAATGGAATACCCAAACCAACTAG
- a CDS encoding GH92 family glycosyl hydrolase, translating to MKTFLSVRETIILVLTILSAWGCSEQKVASLRPIDYVDPFVGSGGHGHVFVGASVPFGAVQLGPNNETQGWDWCSGYHYSDSVLIGFAHTQLSGTGIGDLGDILFMPVSGNYTAKSDKDNPFNWKASYSHKKEIVEPGYYRVYIDRHQVDVELTASERVGFHKYKYNGVGNSKIIIDLNYGTGWDQLTKGSITQLNDQTIQGSRYSKGWATDQRVFFSTEFSKPIKQFTILKSSNQNEVTRVMVEFEGGGELLVKTAISPVSTEGAAQNLKAEIDHWDFLKGKEEAQAKWDSELAKIQIKTDSKKNKTIFYTALYHTMIAPSLFNDVSGDYRGTDKEVHHNPGFENYTTFSLWDTYRAAHPLFTIVQPERVNDFVNSMLAIYQQQGKLPVWHLMGCETNTMVGYHAVPVIVDAYLKGFEGFDAELAFEAVKASAMRDERGLDYIKKAEYIPADNQVESVARALEYAIDDWCIATMAKAMEKKEDFEYFSERAKYYQHYFDRGSQFMRGKMSGGSWRSPFNPISSQHREDDYCEGNAWQYTWLVPHDVAGLIELFDGEDNFINKLDSLFTIKSEKVEGASADISGLIGQYAHGNEPSHHITYLYAFVGQQWKIAEKVREIFKTMYSDQPDGLSGNEDCGQMSAWYVLSSMGFYPVNPANGNYVFGSPLFDEVELVLPKGKRLKVIAQNNSSENIYIQSIKLNGASYTKSYISHDNIMQGGELKFMMGAKPNKEFGENPEDRPQSR from the coding sequence ATGAAAACTTTCCTTTCAGTTCGAGAAACAATAATATTAGTGCTGACAATCCTTTCTGCTTGGGGCTGTTCAGAACAGAAAGTTGCTTCTCTACGGCCTATCGATTACGTTGATCCGTTTGTTGGATCCGGCGGACACGGACATGTTTTTGTTGGGGCAAGTGTACCTTTTGGTGCTGTTCAGTTAGGCCCTAATAATGAAACGCAAGGTTGGGACTGGTGTTCGGGCTACCATTATTCTGATTCGGTACTGATTGGTTTTGCGCATACCCAGCTAAGTGGAACCGGTATTGGAGATTTGGGAGATATCCTGTTTATGCCTGTGTCTGGCAATTATACTGCAAAAAGCGACAAGGATAATCCCTTTAATTGGAAGGCATCGTATTCACACAAAAAGGAAATTGTTGAGCCAGGATACTACCGTGTTTACATCGATCGTCATCAAGTTGATGTTGAATTAACAGCTAGCGAGCGGGTTGGATTTCATAAATACAAGTACAACGGAGTCGGAAATTCGAAGATAATCATTGACTTAAATTATGGAACTGGCTGGGATCAACTCACAAAAGGATCGATCACGCAATTGAACGATCAAACTATTCAGGGAAGTCGCTATTCAAAAGGATGGGCAACTGATCAGCGGGTGTTCTTTTCAACGGAGTTCTCTAAACCCATCAAGCAATTTACGATCCTGAAATCGTCGAACCAAAATGAAGTGACGCGTGTCATGGTCGAGTTTGAAGGTGGAGGAGAGTTGCTGGTTAAAACCGCCATTTCTCCGGTAAGCACCGAAGGAGCAGCGCAAAATTTGAAAGCAGAAATAGACCACTGGGATTTCTTGAAGGGAAAAGAAGAGGCGCAAGCAAAATGGGATAGTGAACTTGCTAAGATTCAGATTAAAACAGACAGTAAGAAGAACAAGACAATATTCTACACGGCTCTTTACCATACCATGATTGCTCCATCTCTATTTAACGATGTGAGTGGCGACTATCGGGGAACGGATAAGGAAGTTCATCACAATCCGGGATTTGAAAATTATACGACTTTCTCCCTGTGGGATACATACCGTGCAGCTCATCCCTTATTTACAATCGTTCAACCTGAACGAGTGAACGACTTTGTCAATTCGATGCTAGCGATTTATCAGCAGCAGGGCAAATTGCCCGTTTGGCATTTAATGGGATGCGAAACCAATACGATGGTGGGCTATCATGCCGTGCCAGTCATCGTTGATGCTTACCTGAAAGGCTTCGAAGGTTTCGATGCGGAATTGGCTTTTGAGGCTGTTAAGGCATCGGCTATGCGAGACGAAAGAGGGTTGGATTACATAAAAAAAGCTGAATATATTCCGGCCGATAATCAGGTTGAGTCTGTTGCCCGGGCGTTGGAATATGCGATTGATGATTGGTGCATCGCAACAATGGCTAAAGCGATGGAAAAAAAGGAAGACTTCGAATATTTTTCGGAGAGAGCTAAATACTACCAACACTACTTTGATCGGGGTAGCCAATTCATGAGAGGTAAGATGAGTGGTGGCTCTTGGCGGAGTCCATTCAATCCAATTTCGTCTCAACATCGTGAGGATGATTATTGCGAAGGAAATGCCTGGCAATATACGTGGTTGGTACCACATGATGTAGCCGGCCTAATTGAGTTGTTTGACGGAGAAGATAACTTTATAAACAAATTGGACAGTCTGTTCACGATTAAGTCTGAAAAAGTTGAAGGAGCATCTGCCGATATTTCTGGTTTGATTGGTCAATATGCACATGGTAATGAACCAAGTCATCATATTACTTACTTGTATGCCTTCGTTGGTCAGCAATGGAAAATAGCCGAAAAAGTTCGTGAGATTTTTAAAACTATGTATTCTGATCAGCCGGATGGTCTGAGCGGAAATGAAGATTGCGGCCAGATGTCGGCTTGGTACGTTCTCTCATCCATGGGATTTTATCCGGTTAATCCAGCTAACGGAAACTACGTTTTCGGCAGTCCGCTTTTTGATGAAGTTGAACTCGTGCTTCCAAAGGGTAAACGATTAAAAGTTATAGCCCAGAATAATAGTTCTGAAAATATCTATATTCAATCCATAAAGCTAAACGGAGCTTCTTACACGAAGTCATACATCAGTCATGATAACATTATGCAAGGAGGGGAACTTAAGTTTATGATGGGGGCTAAACCAAATAAAGAATTTGGGGAAAATCCTGAAGATCGGCCTCAATCCAGGTAG